The genomic interval GCCCCGGCGAGCGACCGAATATCAGCACTTCGCTGCGGGCCTCAATCACCTCCACGGCCGCCACCTCGCCGCTGGCGATCGCCACTCGCTCGATATCATCTGCCTCGACGATGTGCGAGCGCCCCACCGGGACCTCCACCACACCGGCGGACTGCACCGGCAGGATTCCCGCCATGAAGAACAACAGCAGACCCAGTATCCGGCCTCTGACCCGGCCGTGTTCTCTCATCGTCGACCTCCAATGATCACCTCCACACCGGGGGTTCGGTCGGCATCGGCGCGGTCCTCGCTGAAAATCGACCTAGCGTCCACCAAAAACGGATCGATCGGGCCATGGTCGTCGGTGCCACGCAGTGCCACGTGAATTTCTCCCATGGTTTGAGCCTGGGTGATCCTGGCGGCGTTCTCGGGGGAGACCGCGACGGTAATATCCCGGTAGGAGGCACTGCCGAATCCGCCGTGGGGGTCGTTGCCGCCCAGGTCATCGCCGATGGCAATAATCGGCACATCCGAGAGCAGCGGCGCGGTCTGGCGCTCTCCCTCAGTCCGCCATGTGATCATCAAATCCACCCGATCCGCCGGGTTGAGCAGGGTGTTGAGGGTGGATGCCCCGGACAGCGGCAGGGTGATCGCGCGGTCACCCGGGGTGATCAGCTCCGCCAGTCGGGTTGTCTGGTCATGCTCGAGATGACTGGGTAGCAACGGCTCTCCCGGTTCCACCGGCGCCCGAAGCAGCGCTCCTGCGTAGTCCGGCCACTGATCCTCGGTGATCGCGGCGGCATGCAGGTAGTTGACCGGCACCTCGCGCAGCGCCACGCGCTGGGCAGCCAGTCGGTCCCCCTGCATCAGGGGCTGATTGGCCACCAGAACCGGCCGGGCCTGGTGATCGGCGCGCAGGGAGGATTCGATGGCGGCGGTCTGCTCGGCCAGGTGCCGGTCGGCGAGAAAGGTTCCCGCCCCGCCGGCCATCAATGCCCCCGCCCCCAGGAGGAGTCCGCGAACAATCGGGTTCATCTCACACCGATCCCCTTAGAGAGGCAGCGAAAAGGTCCACAGCAGACGTTCTTCGCGAAGGGAAAGCATCGCGATCACGGCGTCCGCGCCCTGCCAGACGACCACCAGTCCGGCGGCGATCGCCAGATACTCTGCGGTGCTCATGGATTGATCCCCTTACTGGCCGGGCAGAAAAAGAATATGGGCCTGACTGCCCTGAGCTTCATGAGCCACCGCGACATAAAGGCGTGGGTCACCCGGCTGGCCCTCAAATAACCGGGTTTTCATGGGTCGATCCGGCGAAGGCAGATCGGACGGGACGGGGCGGGACTCATAGCCCTGCATCTGCAGCCAGTCCGTGATACGGGCAAGGGCGACGGCGGGGGGGCGTTGCGAGATCAGGGATATCGTGCGCGCTTCCTCGTGACGAAGATCCTGAATGGGTTCGAGTCCGGGGATGCGGACTTCCGGAGCGATGGCTGGCTCAGTTCCCGCGGGCGGCATCTGGATCTCCGAGAGTTGAACGGCACTGCCACGGCCACTGGAAAAAGCCGTCACCTGGACGCTTCGTTCCAGCGATCTGAGTGACAGCTGCCTTTGACCGGATTCGGGCTGCCATTCATCCAGCACCCCGCTTCGATCCGACCAGAGGTTGCGGTAATGGCTTATTACGTCTCGGGGTGCCAGCTCGGTCTCGTAGGCCTGAAAGCAGATCTCCAGGCCATTGAATTCGGCCACTTCGGTGTCCATCACCAGTGCCGCGTCGGACGGCCGGTGATTGCCGGCCGTTAGCACCGTGCAGGCATCGGATGCATTGGCGCTGGACGGCAGGGACAGTCCCACCAACAGCACCAGGCCGGCAATCAGTGGTGACGAAACCCGATCAGTGAACGACGGATGGCGGTACAAAGTCGGTGCCTGCGGCATATCTTCCCTCCCTGAAGACTGGAAAACGTCCGATGAATCGAGCCGGCCGGGTGAAGACATCCACCGGCCGGCTTGCAACAATCCGGTTGGCCCGGCGCTGGTATTCGCGGTTGGATCGGGCTGCCCACGTTCCGGTGAGCAGCGCTGCTGAAGCGGTGATTTGCGGGGCGGAGTCACCCGTGTCCGTGTCCCGGGGCGCCTCCTCGAGGGAAAGCGTGACGCTCTGTTCGTGAACGATGAGCGGCGAGTCCGCCAACCCCAGCATGTCCGAGGACAGTCCGGCCAGCCCCACGCCCGTGGGCATGAATCGGCCCTGTGCCAGTAGGGCAGCACCTGGTCCATCGTCGCTCAGGCCGCCCGTCTCTTCATGGCCTGGATAACGCGCCTGAATGCCTGCTGCCTCGGTGTCAGTCACCAGCGGCCTCCGGCCGCCCTCTCGCAGAGCATTACGGCTGTAGCCGTCCTGCTCGATGGTCTCGACGGGCACCACCGGTGCGCGAACATCACCATGGATCCGGTCGCGCAGCTCCGTGACGACGCTGCTCCTGACCGGTTGTCCTGGCGGAGTTGTAAGGCCCTCCCAGACTGCATAGCGCGCGCCCAGAGTGGTGTCCCGCTGGATCTCGGCGAGCCGGCCGAGGTGGTCGACGGCCCAGAATGCCGGGATCAGTACCAGCAGGCCCAGGATCACTTCGGTGAATGCACTGCCGCACTGGCAGGCGCACCGGCGTTGGTTCCTCGGCCGGGTCACAGCGACAACTCCGCCGCATTCACCAGTCGCGCCTGCCAGTACGGATTGAAAAGACTGGCAAGGTCACTCTGACGCGGGCATTGACGAGCGCCGCGGCAGGCCTCCGGCAGCTGGTAGCGCACCTCGGCGGTGCTGAGATGATGATGATTATCCCGGCCGTCAGTCTCCGCCGGAGACCCCGTGCTGACCAGCGCCGGAATACGGAAAGCGCGGTTTTCCCGAATGCCCTCCGAAAGCCGTTGATAACGCCGAATTCCGCGGTAACCCCCCGCGAGTTCCCGGGCGTCGGCCTGGCCGCTCGCCAGGGTGCGCCAGCTCCCCCAGCGCAGCTTCGTCACGTTGTACTCCCCATACTGCAGCCGGTCGGCTGACCGCCAGCCCCCGGCGGATGGGTTGTCGGCCCGGTTGGTGGGCCCCTGCTTTCGAAACCGGATCAGCAGCGGAATGCGGCTCGACCAGGTTCGACCGCCGGTGCCGAAGCGGGGAGACCCGGTGCTTTCCCGGCCCCGAATCCAGCGGGAAAGATCCGAGTCATGGTCAATGGTCTCGCTCAGAATTCGGGAGAAGTAGCGGTCGTCACGGCCGGGCCGATCACCGGTGACGTGGCGCGCCATGTTCACGGCCCATCCGCCGAGCAGCCCCTGCGCGGCCTGCCGGTAGGGTGAGGGGATTCGATTCAGGTGACTCATGCGATTGACGTCGAGTTCGGAGCCATACCCGGTGGCGACTTCCCGCATGATGGTGTTGAGGTGCCAGGGCATGATTTCCCGGCGCAGGTCCAGCTGGGCGGTGGCATACAGCGCATTCAGCCCATCAAGGCCGCGAATCATGACGCCGCTGGTGGTGGCGGCCAGTATCCGCGCCCGGCGGGCCACTTCACGGCCCTGAGCCACCGCGGTGCCCACGCCGGGCAAGTACCGGGCGAGCCGGGCAATTCGGTCGATGGCGCTGTCGGCGTAGCGGAGCCAGCTGATGTAGGCCACCAGATGTCCCACGGCGATGTGATTGGCCACCATGGCGCGGTTGCTGTAAGCCAGCAGGTTCATGCGCCGCGCCGTCCACACCGCCGCGCTGTAGGCGGCCCCATCAGCGGCGTTGACCACAACCGTTGACTGATGAACCGCCTGACTCATTCGGTGGGTCGCCAACAGAGTCACAACCGTGATCAGGATCACTGCCAGCAGGACCGGCAGGACCTGTCCCCGATCATCCCTAGTTCTGGGCATCGAAGTTTTGCAGCGTGGTCTGCTGAGAGGCGCGGCTGGCGGCCCGGTCCGAGTCACTCTCGGCGCGCTGGATCTGCTCGCTGCCGTCCTGACCGGCCATTTCCCGAGCCATGGCCGCCGCCTGGTTAGCGATGGTATCGCCAAATGCCGAGAAGATGCCGATGCCGGCGACGGCGATCAAAGCGGTGATGATGATGTACTCGGACATGCCCTGCCCGAGCTGGCGGTTCCGGAGCCGGGATTCTGCTGCCATGGATGACCTCCTTTGCCTGTGTGGGGGATGAGGCTATCGGCGGGGTTCCAACGCCACCAGTACCGTCAGTCCATTAGCGGATCATTCCTGCCGAGCGGCAGTGTTCATCGGGACTAGCGGCCCGCAGCCAGTGGATCATCGGGGAGTCGGGATCGACGGAGTGGAATCCGCCAGTGAACGGATCGAAGCGCACCGCATGGCCGGCCGCTTCCTTGCGCACGGCCAACAGCCGATCGTCCTGCCGCAGCAAGCCATACGCGGGCGCAGCCACCGGCCCTCGGCCATCCGCGATGACCCCCGCGGTTTCGCAGAGCCAGCGAAGGCTGCCAGTGCGACCCTCGGGCACATCCCGCCAGTGTGCGGGTACGCCGAATTGCCGTGCGACCAGCGCTAAGGCACCCGCGTCCGGGTTCGAGGCCGAGGTGACCGCCTGGTAAGTGAATCCGGACGTGAGCCAACCCGGGGTTGAGGTGCGATCCGGCGGGCCCAGGAACAGCAGCGGCAGGCTCAAAAAGACGGCCAGCCCCGCCATCCGGTTGCCGGTATGGCCGCTGATGGCAGACGGGTGGCACCGAAGGGCACCCCATAGTGTTGCCAGCACCCCAATCGCGGCGACCACCGTAATGAACGACCGGTGTTCCGGGTGGTGGCTGTCCACCGCCATTGTCACCAGGCGAAACGGCATCGGCTCCGGATTGCTGGCGGCCTCCAGGCGCCCATCCGGCCGCAGTAGGTCACCCGGCCGGCCGTTCTCGGCCACCACCACCGGAATGTTGGCATTGGCGGCTTGCAGGTGGGTGGCCCAGCGATGGATGGTCGCCAGTCGGGGTCCCGCCGCCAGGGCCGTGCCGCTGAGGTTAACGATCAACTGCGCCTCAGCCTGCCGGATCCGCTGGACGGTCCCCTGGCGCAGTGTATCGGAGCAGATCAGGATCGCGACGCGGACGCCGTCAATGTCGACCAGCGGCGGTTCGCCCGTCGAGGGCGTTAAATAATCCTCGGCGAACGGCAGTGGGCGTACCTTTTCGACGCGTTGAGTGGATCCGTCACTGGAGCGTGCGATGCCGACACTGCCGAGCTGTCCCGGGCTCCTGTAGATATAGCCGTGAAGGATTTCCAGGGGTTGGCGCTGCGGTGATTCAGCCTCGGGGCGCTCTGGCCACTCCGCCACCGGCGGCTGACGGTAGCCGGGTGTCGCCGACTCCGGCCAGACAATCCAGTCCGCCCCCGCCGCCTTCGCCTGATCCCGCCCGTGGGCCTGTCGCTGGAGGATGTCCTCGAGGACACCGTCGGCGGCCACCCAGTCGCGCTCCAGCCCACTCAGGTGGGTTTCCATGAGGGCAATCCGGATGGATGGGGAGGCATCGGTGCTGGCGGGCGCGGGCGTGGCACCGTCGTGGGCACCGGCCAATACCATCAACGGCAAACAACCACTGGCAAGGCCGCTGGATGCCACCGAGCGAAGACCCCGACCGTTCAGGATATGCCTGAGGGCGAGGGCGGTGCTGGCCTGGAGGAGGCCCAACACCAAATCCGAGCCGAGCAGGCCGAGGATGTTGACGATCCGGACCACGCCGGGCACTGGCGTCGCCGGCAGGGTCAGGGAAACCGGCGACCCGGCATACCGCAGCCCATGCAGCATCAGGACCAGGACGACGATGGCCGACAAGATGCGGAGGCCGCTGCTGCGCCCGGATCCGTCCGCGGCGAGGCAGGCGGCGGTCATGAACGGGGCCACGGTAACCAGCAGCAGGGCGGCGATGGTCAATGGCGCTTCGGTGAGCGCGACGGCACTGACGTAGAACACCGGGGCCAGGGTCAAAGGCAGGGTGTGGAGCAGACGAGGGGTCAGGGGACCGGCCAGCCCCATGACCCAGGGGACAAGCCAGAACAGTCCGGCGAGGCTCAGTTCCAGCGGCGGCAGGGCGAGAATCGCCAGCAGACCGGCGAGGAGTCCATGCACGCGGGTCAGGGCGCCGCGGCGTGGTCCTCGCCCAGCTCATGAAGGGCACGGCGAATCTCCACCAGGGTCGGTCGCTGGGCACTCACGGGGGCCAGTCGCTGGTGCTCCAGCAGCAGTTGCCGGGCGGCCTCAAGATGGACGATGGCGAGGTTGTGGATCGCCAGGACATGCCCTCGATCCCGCTCGCGGACGGCTTCGAAGGCATGTCGGGCGTCTTCAAGGCGTCGCTGCTGGTAGGCAATAACGCCAAGCTGGAAGTGCGGTGAAATCAGATCGGGTGCCTCGTTGATCAGGGCCCGGTAAAGACGTTCGGCCTCGGCGAGATCTCCACGTCCCATGGCCCGGTCAGCGGCTTCAAGATCCTCGATGACCGCATCGGTGCGTGCATTGCCACCGGTGGAGTGACCGTTGGTGGCGCAGCCCGTCAAACTCAGGCAAAGAATCAGCAGCAGCGGTATCAAACGGGATCGGCGTGTCATGGTGGTGTCATCGCCTCCTGTAGCTGCTCACCGGCGGTCGGGCACCAGACCGGCGCGGGGTTCATCTCCAGGCAGTGGCCGGCTCCC from Spiribacter sp. 2438 carries:
- the cpaB gene encoding Flp pilus assembly protein CpaB; translated protein: MNPIVRGLLLGAGALMAGGAGTFLADRHLAEQTAAIESSLRADHQARPVLVANQPLMQGDRLAAQRVALREVPVNYLHAAAITEDQWPDYAGALLRAPVEPGEPLLPSHLEHDQTTRLAELITPGDRAITLPLSGASTLNTLLNPADRVDLMITWRTEGERQTAPLLSDVPIIAIGDDLGGNDPHGGFGSASYRDITVAVSPENAARITQAQTMGEIHVALRGTDDHGPIDPFLVDARSIFSEDRADADRTPGVEVIIGGRR
- a CDS encoding Flp family type IVb pilin; this encodes MAAESRLRNRQLGQGMSEYIIITALIAVAGIGIFSAFGDTIANQAAAMAREMAGQDGSEQIQRAESDSDRAASRASQQTTLQNFDAQN
- a CDS encoding nitrilase-related carbon-nitrogen hydrolase, producing MHGLLAGLLAILALPPLELSLAGLFWLVPWVMGLAGPLTPRLLHTLPLTLAPVFYVSAVALTEAPLTIAALLLVTVAPFMTAACLAADGSGRSSGLRILSAIVVLVLMLHGLRYAGSPVSLTLPATPVPGVVRIVNILGLLGSDLVLGLLQASTALALRHILNGRGLRSVASSGLASGCLPLMVLAGAHDGATPAPASTDASPSIRIALMETHLSGLERDWVAADGVLEDILQRQAHGRDQAKAAGADWIVWPESATPGYRQPPVAEWPERPEAESPQRQPLEILHGYIYRSPGQLGSVGIARSSDGSTQRVEKVRPLPFAEDYLTPSTGEPPLVDIDGVRVAILICSDTLRQGTVQRIRQAEAQLIVNLSGTALAAGPRLATIHRWATHLQAANANIPVVVAENGRPGDLLRPDGRLEAASNPEPMPFRLVTMAVDSHHPEHRSFITVVAAIGVLATLWGALRCHPSAISGHTGNRMAGLAVFLSLPLLFLGPPDRTSTPGWLTSGFTYQAVTSASNPDAGALALVARQFGVPAHWRDVPEGRTGSLRWLCETAGVIADGRGPVAAPAYGLLRQDDRLLAVRKEAAGHAVRFDPFTGGFHSVDPDSPMIHWLRAASPDEHCRSAGMIR
- a CDS encoding tetratricopeptide repeat protein produces the protein MTRRSRLIPLLLILCLSLTGCATNGHSTGGNARTDAVIEDLEAADRAMGRGDLAEAERLYRALINEAPDLISPHFQLGVIAYQQRRLEDARHAFEAVRERDRGHVLAIHNLAIVHLEAARQLLLEHQRLAPVSAQRPTLVEIRRALHELGEDHAAAP